From Mumia sp. ZJ1417:
CGGTCTCGTCGCTGCGGTGGTGACCATGTGGCCGTCGACCGCCGCCGGTGCCCGCGGGACGACGGTGATGGCGGGCGCGATGGTCGAGAGCGGCACGCTCGCAGGCATCGGGCTGGCGCTCCCGGTCCTGATCCTGCTGGCGCTGATCGCGCAGGTGCGGCGCCCGGCGCCTCGTACGGACGTCGTGACGGCCCTCGGTGACGTGGTCACCACGGGCTTCGTCGCTCTGCTGGTGACGGGGTGGCTCGCCGCGGCGGAGTCCCCGGTCGGTCGCGCGGCCGTCGTGGTCGCCGCAGTCGTCACGGTCGTTGCGCTCGTCGCCGACCGGGCTCGCCGCGCACGGGCGGTGGTCCAGGTGTGGGCGCTGGCGGTGTGCGCGCTGGTCGGGATCGTGATGGCGTCCTGGGAGGGCGTCAACGCCGTGGCGGGCGGTGTCGCTGCCGTCGCCATCGCCGGATCGGTGATGGCCGGGCGCAAGCTCGGTCAGTGGTGGCGTCCGCTCCCGCCTGCGCGGTGGCCGATGGAGGTCGTGGCGCCGATCGCGCTCGCCGGCCCCGTGGTCTTCGTCGCCGCCCTCCTCTGGGCAGGCATCTGACGGGTCGGGCAGGGCACTCAGCGCGCGCGGTAGGCCTGCGCGACGAGGGGTCCGGCGACGTCGGGCGATCCACTCGGCGACGAGCTCGGGGGACGTCGCGCGGTGTCGCGCAGGACCCACCCGATCGCCTTGCGAACGAAGAGCTCCCGCTCGTCGAGCATCGAGTCGGCGTACCGGCTGAAGCGCTCCCAGTCGCCTCCGCCCGCCCGCAGCGCCGGTAGCAGCGCGAGCAGCGCCGCCCGGCGTACCCAGAAGTCGGCGTCCCGCGCCCAGCGGTCAAGGACGTCGCCGCAGGCGACCGTGCTGCCCGGTCGCGCGGTCACGGCGCTCACCACCTCGGTCGCGAGCGGGTCGACGATCGCCCAGGTCTCCGCCTCGCGCAGCATGTGCTCGACCATCGCGAGGTCCTCGCAGGTGAGCGCGCCCGCACGCTGGGCGAGGACGAACACAGCCGCGAGCCGGTGCTCGTGAACCTCGGACGCCCACAGCCGGGTGGCGAGGTGGAGGACGTCCTCGGGGCCGGCCACCCCGCTGGTACGGAGGGTGGCGCGGACCGTGCCCCGGACGTCCGGCACCCGGACGCCGAGGTGAGGGCGCATGCTCTTCAGGTAGCGCGCGGCGCCCTCGGCGCGTTCGGCATCACCGTGCCCTGCGAGCGCGACGGTGAGGCGGTCGGCGACGGACGCGACGTCGTCCTTCATGAGGGGAACGTACTCTTGACGCGTGCCTCTCGGTGTCTCCGTCCTCCTCGTCGTGCTCGTGGCGACCGGTGCGTTCGCGCTGGTCCGCAAGCGCGTCGACGGTCGCGTGCGCACGACGTCGCCCACGTCGGTGAGCGCTGCTGCCCCGGTCGCCCCGGCCCGTGAGGTGCTGACTGCGGCCGAGATCGGCGCCGAGCTGGGGAGTGGGGCGACGCTCGTCCAGGTCTCGAGCGCCTTCTGCGCGCCGTGCCGCGCAGCGCGGGTGCTGCTGACGAAGGTGGCCGACGCGCGCGACGACGTGGCGTACGCCGACGTCGACGCCGAGTCGCACCTCGATCTCGTCCGTCGGCTCGACATCCGGCGCACCCCGACCGTGCTGGTGCTCGACAGCGCGGGCGCTGTCGTCGCCCGTGCGAGCGGCGTGCCCAAGATGCCCGAGATCGAGGCAGTGCTGACCTCGGTCATTCGATCTCGCATCTCAGATGTCGGATAGCCGTCTCGCTATTCGAGACCCGAACGTGACCAGGCCCGGGTTGCCGCCTACTCTTGCCGACATGCCTCGTACGACACTTCTGACCAAGCGACGCGCAGTGGACCACTGCCGCGTGCGCTCGGCGCTGTGTCGAATGCGCTGAACGAACCCGCCCACGTCGCCTCACGGCGACAAAGCCCGCCGCCTCGATGCGGCACACGTTCTGCGCCTGGAGTCCCTGATGTCTGCAACCTCCCAGCCTGTCGTGCGTCCCAACGATGACCGTCCCGTCGGTCGCGTCGATCCGCGTGGCCAG
This genomic window contains:
- a CDS encoding DNA alkylation repair protein, with translation MKDDVASVADRLTVALAGHGDAERAEGAARYLKSMRPHLGVRVPDVRGTVRATLRTSGVAGPEDVLHLATRLWASEVHEHRLAAVFVLAQRAGALTCEDLAMVEHMLREAETWAIVDPLATEVVSAVTARPGSTVACGDVLDRWARDADFWVRRAALLALLPALRAGGGDWERFSRYADSMLDERELFVRKAIGWVLRDTARRPPSSSPSGSPDVAGPLVAQAYRAR
- a CDS encoding thioredoxin family protein codes for the protein MPLGVSVLLVVLVATGAFALVRKRVDGRVRTTSPTSVSAAAPVAPAREVLTAAEIGAELGSGATLVQVSSAFCAPCRAARVLLTKVADARDDVAYADVDAESHLDLVRRLDIRRTPTVLVLDSAGAVVARASGVPKMPEIEAVLTSVIRSRISDVG